In Sphingopyxis macrogoltabida, the sequence GCGCGGGTGCGCCTGTTCGCGGGCGCGCGCCGGAGCGAAACGATGCTGCCCGCCCCCGCGCTCGGGGTTTCGCGCCGCCGGCTCGACACCGCGCTGCAGGCGGCAGCCGAGCGCGCGGGCGCCGGCCTCGAACGCGGCGTCCATGCCACCGCGATCGGTGACGGCGCGGTGCAGACGCGCGACGGCGCCAGCCTCGCCGCGCCGTCGCTGTTCCTCGCCGCGGGCAAGCATGGCTTTCGGGGGTTTCCGCGCGATCCCGCCGCATGGCAACGCCGCGACCCGGTGATCGGCCTGCGCCTGCGGCTCCCCGCGCATCCCGCGCTCGACCGGCTGGTCGGCGACGCGGTCGAGCTTCATCTGTTCGATCGCGGCTATGCCGGGCTGGTGCGGCAGGAGGACGGCAGCGGCAATCTTTGCCTCGCCGCGCATAAATCGCGGCTCGACGATGCCCGAGGCGATCCCGCCGCGCTGCTCCGTGCGCTCGGCGACGCGCATCCGGCGCTCGGCGAGCGGCTGGCGCACGCCGACTGGATGCGCAATGTCGATGCGATCGGCCATGTCCCCTATGGCTGGCGCGCGAGGGCCGGCGAACCCGGCCTCTTCCGCCTCGGCGATCAGGCGGGGGTCATCCCCAGCCTTGCGGGGGAAGGCATGGGCCTTGCCTTCGCCAGCGCCGACGCGGCGGTGGCGGCATGGCGCCGCGGCGGCCCCGGTGCCGCGCCCGTTTTCCAGCGGCGGCTGGCAAACC encodes:
- a CDS encoding NAD(P)/FAD-dependent oxidoreductase, with amino-acid sequence MSEAIVIGAGPAGSAAAIGLARAGAKPLLLERSRETGDALCGGFLSWQSLARLEGLDIDPASLGGQPVARVRLFAGARRSETMLPAPALGVSRRRLDTALQAAAERAGAGLERGVHATAIGDGAVQTRDGASLAAPSLFLAAGKHGFRGFPRDPAAWQRRDPVIGLRLRLPAHPALDRLVGDAVELHLFDRGYAGLVRQEDGSGNLCLAAHKSRLDDARGDPAALLRALGDAHPALGERLAHADWMRNVDAIGHVPYGWRARAGEPGLFRLGDQAGVIPSLAGEGMGLAFASADAAVAAWRRGGPGAAPVFQRRLANRMARPFALANIVWRAGENPRFAGGVISLAASLPRLVQWVSHATRIRGA